The genome window AGATTTGTAGTTCCTTACAATGCTCTCCTGCTTAGAAAGTATTAGTGCCACGTTAATGTTGAATGGTGCAACCAGTCAGGTTCtatcaaatatttgtttaaatatattaATAAGGGGCCTGATAGAGTCACTGCTTCTGTTTTTCAAGCCAATAGCACCAAGAATGATACGGAACAGAATGTAGCTGTAGATGAGATAAAAGCATACCTTGATTGTAGATATATCTCTGCTTGTGAAGCTACATGGAGACTATTCATGTATGATATACATTATAGATATCCAGTTGTTGAAGTATTACCTTTTCATTGTGAAGATGGTCAGAGTATTGTGTATAACGATCATGATAATTTGTGTAATATTGTTACTGATCCAACTGTGAAAATGACAATGTTTATAGAGTGGATGAATTGTAATAAAGTCGATGAATTTGCCAGGACATTGAGGTATGTTCAGTTTCCGGGATATTATGTATGGAATGCTAAAAATCGCAAATGGAATCGAAGAAAGCATCCGTATGGATCAATTGGGGGGATACATTATGTCCCACCATCACTTGGTGATTGTTATTACCTAAGTATTTTACTGAATCATATTAAGGGACCAACCTGTTTTGAAGATATAAAAACAGTTGATGGGCGggtttttcaaacatttaaaGATGCATGTTTTGCACGGGGGCTGTTGGATGATGATAAAGAATATGTTAATGTTGTCAAAGAAGCTAGCACATGGTCAACCAGAGATTTCTTGAGGACCTTTTTTGTAATGTTGTTGCTGTCAAATTCGATATCTTGTCTTGGTGTTTTTTGGTCGGAAAAGAAGTCCCTGTTATGTGAAGACATTCTGTATCAGCAACGAAAGATAACTGGTATTGCAGGTaatgttattattttattaaagttATATACAACTACATTAAAATTATGCAATAGCTCTGTTATTGGGAAAAAACTAATACTTTTTTCAACATTTGTTTTAGATTTAGGTCTTCAACAAGAAGAACTTGAAAATATCTGTCTATCTGAAATTGAAAAGTTGCTACTTACCAATAGAAGTACAATGAGAAATTTTGATGATATGCCAAGTGTTCCGGACACTTATGTTTCATCGTCGAACAATCGATTGATAATGAAAGAATTATCGTATGACAGACTAGCTCTTCAAAGGGAACATGATGGTTATGTAAAGTGTTTAACTGCCGAACAGGAAAGGATATATAAAATTGTTATGGAAGCGATTGAAAAAGGTGACGGAGGTGTCTTTTTTATATATGGTTATGGTGGAACTGGAAAGACGTTTCTTTGGAAGACATTCTCAGCTGCATTACGATCAAAAGGTGAAGTTGTATTGAATGTTGCATCCAGTGGAATTGCTTCACTTTTGCTGGATGGTGGTAGAACTACTCATTCAAGGTTTGTAATTCCAATCAACATTAATGAGAATTCAATATGTTTGATAGAGCCTAATACTGAGTTAGGTGATTTAATTAAAAGAGCAACATTGATATTTGGGATGAAGCACCTATGACTCACAAGCATTGTTTCGAGGCTCTTGATAGAACAATGAAAGACATATCACGTTCCAGTCAACCGAACATGCAATCCAAGCCGTTTGGGGGAAAGGTCATTCTATTTGGTGGTGATTTTAGACAAATTCTTCCGGTCATCCCTAAAGGTACCAGAACAATGATAGTCAATGCTTTTTTGAATTCTTCTTATATATGGCGGCACTGTCAAGTACTAAAGCTAACTGAGAATATGAGATTAAGAGTTGGTTGTCAGGAAGCAGATTTGAAAGAAATAAAAGAATTTAGAGAATGGATTTTAAAGCTTGGTGATGGTCTGCTTGGTGAAGAAAATGATAGTGAGACTGATATTGAAATACCAGATGATTTACTTATTCATGACCAAGTCAATCCTATTTCTTCTCTCATTTCATTTATATATCCAGACATGAATAAGTTTTTGTGGGATTTAACATATTTCCAACAAAGAGCGATTCTTGCTCCAACTAATGAAGTAGTGGATTCAATAAATAAAGAGTTGTTAGAGAGTCTGCCCGGTGAAGAAAAGGTTTATTTTAGTTCTGATAGTTTATGCCAATCGGAGGAAGAATCAGAGCTTAATATGGCATTGTTTCCTCCTGATGTGTTAAACAATCTTCCTTTATCTGGTTTACCTAACCATAAATTAGTACTGAAACTTGGTGCTCCAGTGATGTTACTCAGAAACATTGATCAGGCAAATGGATTGTGTAATGGTACACGTTTACAAGTCACGAAGCTCGGAAAAGTTGTGATTGAAGCAAAAATTATCACAGGGACTAATACAggtcatcatactttgatttcaagactgaagatgtgtcacaccctggctttgcggaagcgtggttaatttggtgtgacttcttaataccatagcataatcataacaaagctatatgaaaataaaaccatgcaagatcatccattgaattaagttttaaaacataagtaacacaacattgtcttacgGTGTTGACTCACGCAACGgacactacaacctgataacacaaaaacattgtttgaaagacacaaacaccaacatgaaataaacgcagtttacggactgtgactcgtccaggtaaaagttacatcccctaaacttggatgacctcgaaaTTCTTATGCAAcgggaaaacgtagcataccgcgccagatctttagttccctgaaatacatgtagtttgaaaagtcaacataaagttgagcgagttcatgtgtatgtgaattgatataaacctttgtaaaatgtctgtatgtatgaaaattcctggtatgtagcaataaggaaaaagagatcaattaatgtgtagctaatacattaataagtgaaatggcctaggaagcactcaaacctgtaacgcgtatttcataccggtccttccggcggaacgacatagtcaccacatgcagccacacgctggctcatgtgtggggctcgcaacacccgatagatctatcactcatgcctctcggtccttatacaaggattaatggtcttacgataatagcctacccattcacatgatctaggtaataaccctccttacgctaaccataccatgtaaaagtaCTTGCAAACATAGTAACaggtatttcacccccgcagttaaaaaactgaaaacagttaaaggaaaagggggacataaactcaccgaagtgcgtctctatcaacaaaaatctcctgatcaatctgttgtgcgacgacctacacgtactaacttctattagacggacggtcgtgccttagtttaaggtttaagtttttggggaaatagttagacaactatttcgtatttacacttcgtaattatttagtaaacattttccttcccaaggatgggggctttaatacatgtgtgttcgtgaattatcgtaatatattattaagtctcacttaataaaatatattttatttcattaatcaaaaatactttacttccaaaatataaatatttttctcaaaaatattatataatccttataatttttcccaaaataatactcttgtcaaaatacgcgttcattagtattttccgaaaatgcgtaagttactgataaagatcgggtggtattaataataccgttgtaacttattatttattgtgaaggcgttcgcaTTTTTTGAATCGTTAatattcggtaatattatttttaccctaaaaataatatttgcgtagttcacaaaataatcataaacatttacacaagtgttgttatgaaagatatatatatatatatcaaatatatatttatccagttttattttgtgaaaatcccacctccgacgcttagaaattttgtaaataaaatcgtggcgaaacTTATTTGGAAGAATATGTTAAAaattatattcataacacttgtgataaaaatatttccaagtgttagatttttggaaaaatttcgccagagtttcccctgtaacttgaggtggccacgctttcaagcgtatcattttcttttaaaattcaaatcaacaatgttcccaacattaacaaacaatatttcaacattaaactagtcaaaatagatataaatcgcaaaaatacatgaacttgtggtttgcgTAAAATATGTAGCAATTTCCCCATATTTTTAGTAGACCTTTTATAAATGAACTCGGTTTCTTGTGAATCtcgtttttaaataaaatacatttccacaacttcttgtcaaaaattacaaaaataattcttttgtcaaaactttgcgttacacaagtgtctacacacttgtgtgttcataAAAATCACTTTTTTTAAGAAAGATCCAACtttaaaatatgatttcttttaacacttggtcctttgaaaataccacttgtagatccatagatctactagtttagaactccatttcataagaaaaattatttttacacaagttcatgtttatgttggaaagggttcgtcatctagaaACTTTACAACTAAAcataaggctagttcatgttttGTGAACATGATCTAGCGGGTTTGATGACGATCCATTCCCATGCTAGCAATCAACAACCAAAAATAATCATAACAATActagttttataagttttacTCTAGTATTCATCTATTATCCACCTTGTTCATCTTCTTTAGTAGACTTTTAATTTTGATCTTATATGTTCATGGTTTTCAACCGACAAAActtttattaaccactttagaatagatcaaaaaggtgtttagagtcacttactactagctcgaggctagggaagaaactagtcgaaaaatgggtggttaatagcgttgagATGAGGTCCTTGCTATTCCGTatgcaccgagcttccttatacGCGATCCCTCACACTTGAATGTATATAAAATAGCTTGATCAAATTTGAAAAGTGGGTGGATGTAGGATGTGGTTCTCGGCCGTGAGGAGCAAGGGAAAAGAGAAATGGATTTTTGATTAAGTGAGGTGAAGATTATGTTGGACATATGTAGTTACTTGTAGGCCATTTCTTCCTAAATAACCAAAGGTTAATATGTTGACTAGAAGATATTAAGCATGTTCTAATAAAATATTCAAGTCTTGTAAGTGTTTGTCCCCTTGCTAACCGAGTTCGGTTAAGGGGTGTGGGTAACTGGTTTGTTTTGAACTAAATgtataagtattagttagtta of Helianthus annuus cultivar XRQ/B chromosome 1, HanXRQr2.0-SUNRISE, whole genome shotgun sequence contains these proteins:
- the LOC110934749 gene encoding uncharacterized protein LOC110934749, giving the protein MTHKHCFEALDRTMKDISRSSQPNMQSKPFGGKVILFGGDFRQILPVIPKGTRTMIVNAFLNSSYIWRHCQVLKLTENMRLRVGCQEADLKEIKEFREWILKLGDGLLGEENDSETDIEIPDDLLIHDQVNPISSLISFIYPDMNKFLWDLTYFQQRAILAPTNEVVDSINKELLESLPGEEKVYFSSDSLCQSEEESELNMALFPPDVLNNLPLSGLPNHKLVLKLGAPVMLLRNIDQDVVLGREEQGKREMDF